In Drosophila willistoni isolate 14030-0811.24 chromosome XR unlocalized genomic scaffold, UCI_dwil_1.1 Seg8, whole genome shotgun sequence, a single genomic region encodes these proteins:
- the LOC6645719 gene encoding polycomb group RING finger protein 3, producing the protein MERRVKLKTINPHITCKICGGYFIDATTVTECLHTFCKSCLVKHLEEKKTCPTCDNIIHQSHPLQYISFDRTMQDIVYKLVPKLQEDESRRERDFYKSRNMPCPKDITPNHEDDNEKVMEAHAESDFHRLDEQVNVCLECISNNFKNLQRRFIRCSSQATITHLKKLVAKKILNGIEKYREIDILCNEELLGKDHTLKFVYVTRWRFRDPPLRLQFRPRVEL; encoded by the exons atgGAGCGTCGCGTTAAACTTAAAACAATTAATCCGCATATCACGTGTAAAATCTGCGGCGGATATTTTATAGACGCCACCACTGTGACCGAGTGTCTGCACACAT TTTGCAAAAGCTGTCTGGTCAAGCATTTGGAGGAGAAGAAAACGTGCCCCACCTGCGACAATATCATTCATCAGTCACATCCCCTGCAATACATTAGCTTCGATCGCACCATGCAGGATATTGTTTATAAATTGGTTCCAAAACTCCAAGAAGATGAGTCCCGACGAGAACGAGACTTTTATAAAAGCCGCAATATGCCCTGCCCCAAGGATATAACGCCAAATCATGAAGATGATAACGAAAAGGTGATGGAGGCGCATGCAGAGTCCGATTTCCATCGTCTTGATGAGCAGGTCAATGTGTGCCTCGAATGTATAAGCAATAATTTTAAGAATCTGCAAAGGCGTTTCATCCGCTGCAGCTCCCAGGCGACTATAACGCATCTCAAAAAGCTGGTGGCCAAAAAGATACTCAACGGCATCGAAAAGTATCGAGAG ATCGACATATTGTGCAACGAGGAGCTGCTGGGCAAGGATCATACGTTGAAATTCGTGTACGTCACGCGCT
- the LOC6645720 gene encoding proteasome subunit beta type-1: MNKFEQFPDYQVPGVQHHDFSPYESNGGSIVAIAGEDFAVIAADTRLSSGYNIHTRTQNKLFKLSENSVLGSTGCWSDTLSLTGLLKVRMQMYEHTHLKVMSTDALAQMLSITMYNRRFFPYYVSNILAGVDKDGKGVVYSYDPIGHCERATYRAGGTAGPLLQPVLDNQIGYKNQNLSQDELPKLSIDRAVAVAFDTFISAAERDIYTGDSVIINIITKDEIKSQELPLRKD; encoded by the exons ATGAACAAATTCGAGCAATTCCCAGATTACCAAGTGCCCGGAGTGCAACATCATGACTTTTCTCCATACGAGTCCAATGGAGG CTCCATAGTGGCCATAGCCGGTGAAGATTTTGCGGTGATAGCTGCGGACACTCGTCTAAGCAGTGGATACAATATTCACACTCGCACTCAGAATAAATTGTTCAAATTATCGGAAAACAGCGTTTTGGGCTCCACCGGCTGCTGGTCTGACACTCTTTCGCTGACCGGACTATTAAAAGTCCGCATGCAAATGTATGAGCACACACATCTAAAGGTGATGTCCACCGATGCTCTGGCCCAGATGCTATCTATCACCATGTACAACCGCCGCTTTTTCCCTTATTATGTATCAAACATTTTGGCCGGTGTTGATAAGGATGGCAAAGGAGTTGTCTATTCCTACGACCCAATTGGTCATTGTGAACGGGCTACTTATCGTGCTGGCGGCACTGCTGGTCCCTTGCTTCAGCCAGTACTGGACAATCAAATTGGATACAAGAATCAGAATCTGTCCCAGGATGAACTACCCAAGCTGAGCATTGACCGAGCCGTGGCTGTTGCTTTCGATACGTTCATTTCGGCTGCCGAGCGTGACATTTACACTGGGGATTCGGTCATAATCAATATCATCACGAAGGATGAAATAAAATCCCAAGAGTTACCTTTGCGCAAGGATTAA
- the LOC26529795 gene encoding female-specific protein transformer yields MDADSSGSVRRRDSQRTHQNRRRPEAGDRIADARREQERVRKSNSGREEENKIPYFTDVRRESDRRRNLHANRTPSPPSYTTIRSRIRYSNRSNNERSIHGRKSRSRSRERELYRDRVAHRRHSRSRSRSPRRRHSPMPRIITIPVPVPAPGYPFNYAWPATGQEFYPPLPQYPHPPRYRGGGLQPPPYSYGSTFHHPPRRAPRPPSRYSYYRQPQS; encoded by the exons atgGATGCCGACAGCAGTGGAAGTGTACGACGCCGAG ATTCACAGAGAACCCATCAGAACCGGCGTCGCCCTGAAGCAGGTGACAGGATAGCCGATGCTCGACGCGAACAAGAACGAGTGCGTAAATCTAATTCCGGACGAGAGGAAGAAAATAAGATTCCATATTTTACCGATGTTCGACGCGAATCCGATCGGCGGCGTAATTTACATGCGAACCGTACACCTTCTCCACCCTCCTACACAACTATTAGATCCAGAATTCGATATAGCAACCGATCCAATAATGAAAGATCTATCCATGGTAGAAAAAGTCGTAGTCGAAGCCGAGAGCGAGAATTATATCGGGATAGAGTGGCTCACCGACGACATAGTCGATCTCGGAGTCGAAGTCCGCGGCGGCGCCATTCACCGATGCCACGCATTATAACTATTCCTGTGCCCGTACCAGCTCCTGGTTATCCCTTTAACTAT GCCTGGCCGGCGACCGGTCAAGAATTTTATCCACCTCTTCCTCAATATCCTCATCCACCGCGATATAGAGGGGGCGGTCTGCAACCGCCGCCATATTCGTATGGATCCACGTTCCATCATCCACCAAGACGAGCCCCACGGCCGCCATCGCGTTATTCTTATTATCGACAGCCACAGAGTTGA
- the LOC6645721 gene encoding prostaglandin E synthase 2, translating into MSCFRLATSLGRALPNRSQCIRLPQSHSTRLDVNLTRRQLSGKATGTGSGKKQSNGTFKLAMLGAFVGAATGSVYTIFTTWTDQNSHKEHEHTPPKILDSLPAGLRITKRYVNPKDTSDLEIILFQYQTCPFCCKVRAYLDYMGVSYSVVEVDAVLRQDIRWSSVKKVPTVLIRQQNGQYVQMIDSSAIISLVATYLQDKRTDIGELAKFYPHISYFDDDGKKRMDILNKYFLMYGERTPKNVTKEIEETDRKWRTWADDHLVHLISPNCYQTLGEAFETFEWFAKAGEWDVHFPKWERDLMVYGGATAMWGIAKILKRRHGLSDDVRSHMYDALNNWTRELKKKNTKFMGGKQPGLADLAIFGILSSMEGCQTFKDCLESTNIGKWFYDVKEVVTQNRGELHRERIEGAVVASNTNA; encoded by the exons ATGTCATGTTTTCGTCTGGCCACGAGTCTGGGCCGTGCACTGCCGAACAGAAgtcaatgtatccgcctgccGCAGAGCCACAGCACCCGTCTAGATGTTAACCTAACAAGGCGTCAACTTTCCGGAAAAGCGACGGGGACAGGGAGTGGAAAGAAGCAATCAAATGGCACCTTCAAATTGGCCATGCTGGGAGCATTTGTGGGCGCCGCCACCGGGTCTGTTTACACCATATTTACAACCTGGACCGATCAAAATTCACACAAGGAACACGAACACACACCACCAAAAATTCTAGATTCTTTGCCGGCTGGTCTGCGTATAACTAAACGATATGTTAATCCCAAAGACACATCTGACCTGGAGATCATACTCTTCCAGTATCAGACATGTCCGTTTTGCTGCAAAGTACGAGCCTATCTCGATTATATGGGTGTATCTTATTCAGTGGTCGAGGTGGATGCCGTTCTGAGACAAGACATCCGATGGTCATCAGTGAAAAAAGTGCCCACAGTGTTGATACGGCAACAAAATGGTCAATACGTCCAGATGATTGACTCGAGTGCCATAATATCTTTGGTGGCCACATATTTGCAGGATAAGCGCACAGATATTGGTGAACTTGCTAAATTCTATCCCCACATCTCGTACTTCGATGATGATGGTAAAAAACGGATGgatattttaaacaaatatttcctCATGTACGGAGAACGGACGCCgaaaaatgttacaaaagAGATAGAAGA AACGGATCGGAAATGGCGCACGTGGGCAGATGATcatttggtgcatttaatcTCACCAAATTGCTATCAGACACTTGGCGAAGCTTTCGAGACATTTGAATGGTTTGCCAAAGCTGGTGAATGGGATGTGCATTTTCCGAAATGGGAGCGAGATCTAATGGTTTATGGCGGAGCCACTGCCATGTGGGGTATAGCAAAAATCTTAAAACGACGTCATGGTCTCAGCGATGATGTACGATCTCATATGTATGATGCTTTGAATAACTGGACGAGAGAGTTGAAGAAAAAGAATACAAAATTCATGGGAGGCAAACAGCCTGGATTGGCGGATTTGGcaatttttggcattttaagCAGCATGGAAGGTTGTCAGACTTTCAAGGACTGTCTGGAGAGTACTAATATTG GCAAATGGTTTTATGATGTCAAGGAAGTAGTGACTCAGAATCGCGGAGAATTGCACAGAGAACGCATTGAAGGCGCTGTTGTCGCTTCAAACACAAATGCTTAA